The following nucleotide sequence is from Psychroserpens sp. Hel_I_66.
TTTGAGCCAATGGTGTTTATTTCACGTCCCATCTCTTGCGAAATAAAACCTAATTTCTTTCCGTTAGAATCTTCAGATTTTAATGCCTTTTGAAAATAGTCCAAATGGTTTTTTAAACGTACTTTCTCTTCGGTAATATCAAATTTTTCTATGTAATAAACGAGTTCCTGCTCAAACCTATTCTCATCAACTTTCTCCTTAATGTCTGCGATACCTTTTGCTAATCGCTCTCTCACACCATCAATACGATCTGGATCCATTTCAATAACATCATCTAAAAGACGGGAAATATTTGCTACACGATCTTTAAAATCTGCTTCCAAACTTTTGCCCTCATCTAACCTGTACAATTGTATTTTTTCTATGCTAGAATCAATTGCGCCAGAAATCTCTTTCCATTCATCTTCGTCTATTTCATCGCGCTCTGTAGTTAGAGCATCTGGTAAACGAATCGCCATTTTTAATAATTCGGTATCATCGCCATCAACCACTTCTCTTAATTGTTTGATGTATTGCTTTACAACCGTTTTATTGATTTGTGTAGAGGTTTCTTCGCCCGTAATTTCCATGTACAATGAAAAATCGACCTTTCCTCTCACCAATTCCGAAGAAATAAGCTTTCGTATGGCTAATTCCTTTTCACGATACATCGAAGGCATACGTGTATTGAGATCTAAATTTTTACTATTTAAAGATTTGATTTCTATAGATATTTTTTTCGTCGGAAGTTGTAAAACAGACTTCCCATATCCTGTCATTGATTGTATCATGCACGAGTTTTAAAGTTGAGCAAAGGTAACGAAAATCATAAAGTTATAAAGCGCAACGCTAGGCTTTATAAAAAACAATAACTTTGCAGACTTAAAAAATAAGATATGTACAAAAAAGATTTTGAAATTAGATGGAGTGATGTTGACGGTAATGGGCATTTGGCAAATTCTGCTTACTTAAATTTTATGAGCCATACACGAGTTGGCTTTTTAAACGAACATGGTTTCTCCATGAAAAAACTCATAGAATACGGGATTGGTCCTGTGGTTTTTTCTGAGCAGATTCACTATTTCAAAGAATCCTTTTTAGGGCAAACCTTAACCGTTACGCTTACTGTTGCAGGACTTAGTGAGGATGGCATGTTCTTTAAATTTGAGCACAATTTTTACAATGAAAAAGGAAAACATGTGGCAACTTGCGATATTTTGGGCGCTTGGATGGATTTAAAAACGAGAAGCTTGACCATTCTTCCGGAATATCTAAAGGATTTGGTGGCGAAATTTCCGAAGTCATCAAACTTCAAAACGCTAACAAAACAAGATACACGCCAATCTGGGAAAAGACCTCAAGATCTAAGTTAAAACCTTTGGTTTTTTGGTGACCAAGTACACACCAGAAAAAATTAAGCACATCGCTATAATTTTAATGGAGTCTATAGTATCTGCTCCCATCAATATTGCAAAAAGTCCAGCAATGACTGGTTGTAAATAGATAAAAACACCAACGGTTGAGGCTTTGAGTGATTTTAATGCCAACGGGTTTAAGAAGTAAGTTCCAAATGTGGCTCCAATAATAACGAACAGAACCGAGAACCAAATGTATGGCGAGAAACTGCTCCATATGATCTCTGTTGTTTGTCCGTATCCAAATGGCAATACGAGAATCAAACCAAAAAGAAAAAGCCATTTGATAAATGAAAACGGATGGTATTTGGCAGTTAATTTTTTTACAATAATCACGTAGATACTGTACGAAATAGCGTTGATAAAAATAAAAATATTACCAAGTATAACGTTATCTCCAACACGGTCAGAATCTCCTAGAGCTGTTAATAGAACACCTCCAAAAAACGCTAATAGAATACCTCCAATTTTAAGTCTGGTCAGTTTTTCATTTAAAAAGAAAATAGACAATATCATGATAATTACAGGTGTAATCGTCATTATCACAGACGCATGTATAGGTGAGGTGAGTTCTAATCCTTTTAGGAATAAAATCATATTGATACCAACTCCAAAAACAGCTGCAAAAAATATAGTAATATAGTCTTTTGGCGCTATTTTTTCGCTCTTAAAAACCAACCCCATCAACCAGAATAATACTGCTGCTCCAGCAACCCTAAGCACTACAAAAGCAAAAGGCTTGACGAAATTTTCGTTCATTACACTTTTGGCGTAAGTATAGTTCAATCCATAGAGCAATTGCACCATAAACAATGCAATTAGGGCAAATGTGCGACTATTCATTTTTTTGAATAAAAGCCTTTGCAGCTTCTACGGTTTTTGAACTATTACCAATAAAAATATGACTGTTATAAACTAAAACTGGTCGTTTTAAAAATGTATAATGTTTTAAGAGGTAGAATTTAAAATCCTCTTCATTAAGGTTTTTATCTTTTAGATTTTCAGATTTGTAAAGTTGGGCTCTTTTAGAAAACAAAGCCTCAAAACTGCCTGCTAATTCCTTGAGGTGATTAATTTGTTCTTCGGAAATTGGACTGGATTTTATATCATGTAATTCAATATCACTCGGAAGGTCGAGTTCTTTGATGATCCGATTGCAAGTGCTGCAGCTTTTTAGATAAAAAAAAGTCTTCATGGCTTAGTTTTAGAATTGCAAAGTAAACGGATTTAAAAAGAAATTTAGTTACTTTTAAAAAAAATTACAGATATGAACTGGGCTTTTGACATTACCTTAAAAAATAGAGCGGTTTTAAAATCGTTTATAGAAAGTTATACTTTAGAAGAACTTAATAAAATTCCAAAAGGATTTAATAATAACATTATTTGGAACATTGCTCACACCATTGCAGTGCAACAATCATTAGTTTATAAATTATCTGGGTTGCCACCAGTAATTTCCGAAGAAATGATAAACACATTTAAAAAAGGGACCAAACCTGAGCGTGATTTATCACAGGCGGAAGTTGATGAAATTAAAGGACTGCTGTTTTCAACAATTGAAAAGACTAAAGAAGATTACGATGCTAAAATATTCACCAGTTTTCATACCTATACCGTAACAACTAAGAACACCTTAACCAATGTTTTGGAAGCTATTGAATTTAATAACTTCCATGAAGGCATCCATTTAGGTTATATTCTCGCACTAAAAAAATCACTTTAAGTTTATGGATTATTATGCAATTGCATCTGTTTTAATAGTATTATCAGCACTGTTTGGTTATATAAATGTCAAATTTTTAAAACTACCAATTACCATTGGTTTAATGCTCATAACTATAGTGTTTACGATGATTGTAGTAGCTATTGGGCAGTTTGATGACACTTTATTATTACGAGAAAAAGCACTCATTTCGCAAATTGATTTTAAAACGGTTTTATTGGATATTATGTTGAGTTTCTTGCTATTTGCAGGAGCATTGCACACCAATTTCAACCAACTAAAAATACAGCGTTGGCCAGTATTGGTATTTGCTACATTAGGCGTTTTAGTGTCCACATTTTTGGTTGGGATTCTCACGTTTTACTTACTTAAATTACTCGGTCTCGATGTAGAGTTCATTTATTGCTTACTATTTGGAGCATTGATTTCTCCAACAGATCCAATTGCGGTTTTAGGAATATTGAAAAAAGCTGGAGCACCAAAAAAACTCGAAACCAAGATTGTTGGAGAATCACTATTTAACGATGGCGTTGGTGTTGTCGTTTTCTTAACCATATTTTCTATAGCAGCGCAACCAGATGCAGCCATAGAGTTTAGTGCAATTGCCACATTATTTGGTCAGGAAGTATTGGGTGGTATCGCACTTGGGCTTGTTTTAGGCTATATTACTTATAAATTATTAAAATCTATTGATGATTATGAAGTTGAGGTCATCATTACCATTGCAACTGTAATGGGAGGGAGTTTGCTGGCTCACCAATGGCATTTGTCTGCACCTTTGGCAATGGTAACCGCAGGCCTGATTGTAGGTAACGATACCGTTAGAAAAAACTCAATGTCTAATGTTACAGAGTTGTACGTTGATAAATTTTGGGAACTTCTCGATGTACTTTTAAATACCTTGCTTTTTGTAATGATAGGTATGGAAATGCTCGTATTGACCTTTCACACGACTTATATTCTAGCAGGTTTGATCGCTATCCCACTAGTATTGTTGAGCAGGTATATTTCATTATGGCTACCCATCAAATTCTTTGATAAAAAACTTCAATTCGTAAAAAACACTAATTTAATTATGACTTGGGGAGGATTACGTGGCGGAATATCCATCGCGCTTGCACTTAGCTTAACCCAAGATATGTATCGAGAACTATTTTTGGTTATTACGTATGTAATCGTAGTATTCTCTATTATTGGGCAAGGTTTAACTGTAGAGCCAATTATAAAACGTTTATCAAGAGATGCCGATTAATGGATTTTTAAAAGGTCTTTTACTTCGGAAAAAGGAATGCTAAACTCAATAATGCCTCTAGAGTAAGATGCAATCTCATAGGGGTTGTACAACACGATAAGACCTTCATCACTGTAGCCTAACGTTTCTGGTAGCTGAAAATCTTTTCCGAAGAAAAAATCTTCTATAGGCTCGTTTTTAGCATTGCTTTCAACCTCACTGTTGAGCTTTTTTTCTATAACTTCGGAAAGTGCTTCCATATTTGAAATCAAGTCTTTTTTGCTCAATAATTTTCCAGTTAAAGGATCAAAATTGAAGAATCTCACATTGGTGTTTCCGTGAG
It contains:
- a CDS encoding DMT family transporter, with product MNSRTFALIALFMVQLLYGLNYTYAKSVMNENFVKPFAFVVLRVAGAAVLFWLMGLVFKSEKIAPKDYITIFFAAVFGVGINMILFLKGLELTSPIHASVIMTITPVIIMILSIFFLNEKLTRLKIGGILLAFFGGVLLTALGDSDRVGDNVILGNIFIFINAISYSIYVIIVKKLTAKYHPFSFIKWLFLFGLILVLPFGYGQTTEIIWSSFSPYIWFSVLFVIIGATFGTYFLNPLALKSLKASTVGVFIYLQPVIAGLFAILMGADTIDSIKIIAMCLIFSGVYLVTKKPKVLT
- a CDS encoding DinB family protein — encoded protein: MNWAFDITLKNRAVLKSFIESYTLEELNKIPKGFNNNIIWNIAHTIAVQQSLVYKLSGLPPVISEEMINTFKKGTKPERDLSQAEVDEIKGLLFSTIEKTKEDYDAKIFTSFHTYTVTTKNTLTNVLEAIEFNNFHEGIHLGYILALKKSL
- a CDS encoding cation:proton antiporter, producing MDYYAIASVLIVLSALFGYINVKFLKLPITIGLMLITIVFTMIVVAIGQFDDTLLLREKALISQIDFKTVLLDIMLSFLLFAGALHTNFNQLKIQRWPVLVFATLGVLVSTFLVGILTFYLLKLLGLDVEFIYCLLFGALISPTDPIAVLGILKKAGAPKKLETKIVGESLFNDGVGVVVFLTIFSIAAQPDAAIEFSAIATLFGQEVLGGIALGLVLGYITYKLLKSIDDYEVEVIITIATVMGGSLLAHQWHLSAPLAMVTAGLIVGNDTVRKNSMSNVTELYVDKFWELLDVLLNTLLFVMIGMEMLVLTFHTTYILAGLIAIPLVLLSRYISLWLPIKFFDKKLQFVKNTNLIMTWGGLRGGISIALALSLTQDMYRELFLVITYVIVVFSIIGQGLTVEPIIKRLSRDAD
- a CDS encoding acyl-CoA thioesterase, translating into MYKKDFEIRWSDVDGNGHLANSAYLNFMSHTRVGFLNEHGFSMKKLIEYGIGPVVFSEQIHYFKESFLGQTLTVTLTVAGLSEDGMFFKFEHNFYNEKGKHVATCDILGAWMDLKTRSLTILPEYLKDLVAKFPKSSNFKTLTKQDTRQSGKRPQDLS
- a CDS encoding YicC/YloC family endoribonuclease, with translation MIQSMTGYGKSVLQLPTKKISIEIKSLNSKNLDLNTRMPSMYREKELAIRKLISSELVRGKVDFSLYMEITGEETSTQINKTVVKQYIKQLREVVDGDDTELLKMAIRLPDALTTERDEIDEDEWKEISGAIDSSIEKIQLYRLDEGKSLEADFKDRVANISRLLDDVIEMDPDRIDGVRERLAKGIADIKEKVDENRFEQELVYYIEKFDITEEKVRLKNHLDYFQKALKSEDSNGKKLGFISQEMGREINTIGSKSNHAPMQKLVVQMKDELEKIKEQLLNVL
- a CDS encoding arsenate reductase family protein yields the protein MKTFFYLKSCSTCNRIIKELDLPSDIELHDIKSSPISEEQINHLKELAGSFEALFSKRAQLYKSENLKDKNLNEEDFKFYLLKHYTFLKRPVLVYNSHIFIGNSSKTVEAAKAFIQKNE